One stretch of Streptomyces sp. MMBL 11-1 DNA includes these proteins:
- the ftsZ gene encoding cell division protein FtsZ has protein sequence MAAPQNYLAVIKVIGVGGGGVNAINRMIEVGLKGVEFIAINTDAQALLMSDADVKLDVGRELTRGLGAGANPAVGRKAAEDHREEIEEVLKGADMVFVTAGEGGGTGTGGAPVVANIARSLGALTIGVVTRPFTFEGRRRANQAEDGIAELREEVDTLIVIPNDRLLSISDRQVSVLDAFKSADQVLLSGVQGITDLITTPGLINLDFADVKSVMSEAGSALMGIGSARGDDRAVAAAEMAISSPLLEASIDGARGVLLSISGGSDLGLFEINEAAQLVSEAAHPEANIIFGAVIDDALGDEVRVTVIAAGFDGGQPPARRENVLGANSNKREEPAAPARSSVESPRPTGGLGSVPPREESPAPAEPAPASASSESALGPVSPPHVPPARPYQDTQAEELDVPDFLK, from the coding sequence GTGGCAGCACCGCAGAACTACCTCGCAGTCATCAAGGTCATCGGTGTCGGCGGCGGTGGTGTCAATGCCATCAACCGAATGATCGAGGTCGGTCTCAAGGGCGTCGAGTTCATCGCGATCAACACGGACGCACAAGCCCTGTTGATGAGCGACGCCGACGTCAAGCTCGACGTCGGCCGTGAACTCACCCGAGGCCTCGGCGCCGGGGCGAACCCGGCCGTCGGTCGTAAGGCGGCAGAGGACCACCGTGAGGAGATCGAGGAGGTCCTCAAGGGGGCCGACATGGTCTTCGTCACCGCCGGAGAAGGCGGCGGCACCGGCACCGGCGGCGCACCAGTCGTCGCCAACATCGCGCGCTCGCTCGGCGCCCTCACGATCGGCGTGGTCACCCGCCCGTTCACCTTCGAGGGCCGGCGACGCGCGAACCAGGCGGAGGACGGCATCGCCGAACTCCGCGAAGAGGTCGACACCCTCATCGTCATTCCCAACGACCGCCTGCTGTCCATCTCGGACCGCCAGGTCAGCGTGCTCGACGCGTTCAAGTCGGCCGACCAGGTGCTGCTCTCGGGTGTCCAGGGCATCACCGACCTCATCACCACCCCGGGTCTGATCAACCTCGACTTCGCCGACGTCAAGTCGGTCATGTCCGAGGCCGGATCGGCGCTCATGGGCATCGGCTCGGCACGCGGCGACGACCGCGCGGTGGCGGCGGCGGAGATGGCGATCTCCTCGCCCCTCCTGGAAGCCTCCATCGACGGCGCCCGCGGTGTCCTCCTCTCCATCTCCGGCGGCAGCGACCTCGGTCTCTTCGAGATCAACGAGGCCGCCCAGCTGGTGAGCGAGGCCGCGCACCCCGAGGCCAACATCATTTTCGGCGCCGTCATCGACGACGCCCTGGGCGACGAGGTACGGGTCACCGTGATCGCGGCGGGCTTCGACGGCGGGCAGCCGCCCGCCCGCCGGGAGAACGTCCTCGGCGCGAACAGCAACAAGCGCGAGGAGCCGGCCGCCCCGGCCAGGTCCTCCGTCGAGTCCCCGCGCCCGACGGGCGGACTCGGTTCCGTGCCTCCGCGCGAGGAGAGCCCGGCTCCGGCCGAGCCCGCCCCCGCGTCGGCCTCGAGCGAGAGCGCGCTCGGGCCGGTCTCGCCGCCGCACGTCCCGCCGGCCCGTCCCTACCAGGACACCCAGGCCGAAGAGCTGGACGTTCCGGACTTCTTGAAGTGA
- a CDS encoding cell division protein FtsQ/DivIB — MAGPTTAQRGAPGRADTSARPPRTGPDEPRISRRTLLILIGVAAALFTAFVIWVLYGSSWLRVEKVGTSGVEVLTREEVEAVAATPIGAPLVSVDTDAMERRLRQKLPRIDTVDVVRSWPDGIGLKVTERKPVLLVEKDGAFVEVDAKGVRFATVDKAPKGVPLLELTPEPSASLRRFGGDGLLREAVRVVGDLPAAVAEDTEAVRVTSYDAISLLLTRDRVVTWGSGEDGPVKARVLTALMKAAPKVGHFDISAPTAPAVSAS; from the coding sequence GTGGCCGGACCGACGACCGCCCAGCGCGGCGCACCCGGGCGGGCGGACACCTCCGCCCGCCCGCCGCGGACCGGCCCCGACGAGCCCCGGATCAGCCGCCGCACCCTGCTGATCCTGATCGGCGTCGCGGCCGCCCTGTTCACCGCGTTCGTGATCTGGGTGCTCTACGGCTCCTCCTGGCTCCGCGTCGAGAAGGTCGGCACGAGCGGAGTCGAGGTCCTGACCCGCGAAGAAGTGGAAGCGGTTGCCGCCACGCCGATCGGCGCCCCGCTGGTCTCCGTGGACACCGACGCCATGGAGCGGCGGTTGCGCCAGAAGTTGCCTCGTATCGACACAGTTGATGTCGTTCGGTCCTGGCCGGACGGCATCGGCCTTAAGGTGACCGAACGGAAGCCGGTCCTGCTGGTCGAGAAGGACGGTGCGTTCGTGGAAGTGGACGCCAAGGGCGTGCGCTTCGCCACCGTGGACAAGGCCCCGAAGGGCGTGCCTCTGCTGGAGCTGACTCCCGAACCGTCCGCGAGCCTGCGCCGCTTCGGTGGTGACGGTCTGTTGCGGGAAGCGGTCCGCGTCGTCGGCGACCTTCCGGCAGCTGTGGCCGAGGACACCGAGGCCGTACGGGTCACTTCGTACGACGCGATCTCCTTGCTGCTCACCCGGGATCGTGTGGTGACCTGGGGGAGCGGCGAAGACGGACCGGTGAAGGCGCGCGTCCTCACCGCACTCATGAAAGCCGCTCCCAAAGTGGGACACTTCGACATAAGCGCTCCCACCGCCCCGGCGGTATCGGCGAGTTGA
- the murG gene encoding undecaprenyldiphospho-muramoylpentapeptide beta-N-acetylglucosaminyltransferase, with amino-acid sequence MHVVLAGGGTAGHIEPALALADALRRQDPTVGITALGTERGLETRLVPERGYELALIPAVPLPRKPTPELITVPGRLRGTIKAAEQILERTKADCVVGFGGYVALPGYLAAKRAGVPIVVHEANARPGLANKIGSRYAHGVAVSTPDSKLRGARYIGIPLRRTIATLDRARVRPEARASFGLDPNLPTLLVSGGSQGARHLNEVVQRVAPLLQRSGIQILHVVGPKNELPRIDNMPGMPPYIPVPYVDRMDLAYAAADMMLCRAGAMTVAELSAVGLPAAYVPLPIGNGEQRLNAQPVVNAGGGLLVDDAALTPEWVQGNVLPVLSDPHRLYEMSRAAAEFGRRDADDLLVGMVYEAIAARR; translated from the coding sequence GTGCATGTCGTACTCGCCGGCGGGGGGACCGCCGGACACATCGAGCCCGCGCTTGCCCTCGCAGACGCCCTGCGCAGGCAGGACCCGACCGTGGGAATCACTGCCCTCGGCACGGAACGCGGACTGGAGACCAGACTCGTGCCCGAGCGGGGGTACGAGCTGGCGCTCATCCCGGCCGTGCCGCTGCCCCGTAAGCCCACGCCCGAACTGATCACCGTCCCGGGCCGGCTGCGCGGCACCATCAAGGCGGCCGAGCAGATCCTGGAGCGGACCAAGGCGGACTGCGTGGTCGGCTTCGGCGGCTACGTCGCCCTGCCCGGCTACCTGGCCGCCAAGCGGGCCGGTGTGCCGATCGTCGTCCACGAGGCCAACGCCCGCCCGGGCCTGGCCAACAAGATCGGCTCGCGGTACGCCCACGGGGTCGCCGTCTCCACCCCCGACAGCAAGCTGCGCGGCGCCCGCTACATCGGCATCCCGCTGCGCCGCACCATCGCGACCCTGGACCGCGCCCGGGTCCGCCCGGAGGCCCGCGCCTCCTTCGGCCTCGACCCCAACCTGCCCACGCTGCTGGTCTCCGGCGGATCGCAGGGCGCGCGCCACCTCAACGAGGTGGTCCAGCGGGTCGCGCCGCTGCTGCAGCGTTCCGGGATCCAGATCCTCCATGTGGTCGGCCCGAAGAACGAATTGCCGCGGATCGACAACATGCCCGGGATGCCGCCCTACATCCCGGTACCGTACGTGGACCGGATGGACCTCGCGTACGCCGCGGCCGACATGATGCTCTGTCGCGCGGGCGCGATGACCGTCGCCGAACTCTCCGCCGTCGGGCTCCCCGCCGCCTACGTGCCGCTGCCCATCGGCAACGGTGAACAGCGGCTCAACGCCCAGCCGGTGGTCAACGCCGGCGGCGGCCTGCTGGTGGACGACGCGGCGCTCACCCCGGAGTGGGTGCAGGGCAACGTCCTGCCGGTACTGTCGGACCCTCACCGGCTGTACGAAATGTCCCGCGCCGCTGCCGAGTTCGGCCGGCGCGACGCCGACGACCTGCTCGTCGGCATGGTGTACGAAGCGATTGCCGCGCGCCGCTAG